One Silene latifolia isolate original U9 population chromosome 4, ASM4854445v1, whole genome shotgun sequence DNA segment encodes these proteins:
- the LOC141650968 gene encoding uncharacterized protein LOC141650968, with translation METMVSARELEKIRNSCGFSSGICVSSRGRAGGLGLWWRDINVQLISYNNNHILVEILDAHNAPVWRAGGIYGWPETSNKFRTWDLMRSLCGGSRVPIVLFGDFNEILSGNEKEGGAVRRESQMDAFRGAIDDCALHDLGYRGNVFTWQRGLTFETMIRERLDRAIATTEWSYLFPRAFVQHFPIYSSDHSAIIIKEEEGQFRGGGRRGFKFEPFWAADEQCRGVVKEAWEGEIGEDVPGKVKACSVKLAEWARQRFGDVKRKLREREADLTFWQRQPPSADMLSKCREIVNELDVLRRQVETYWYTRARKCELRDGDKNTSYFHHKAKQRKRRNAIKGIEDNGGQWRTDEGEITNVIEEYFNQLFCSSNPSGLEDVLRCIPEVISPEMNAVLDRPLCDDEVKSALFSMHPNKAPGPDGMHALFYQRYWEIIGPDLCTFTRQWWEGRGDIDRVNMTNVVLIPKCDSPKKITEYRPISLCNVNYKVISKTLANRLKGFLNDFITENQSAFTPGRRIKRGGEGRHGTVALKLDMSKAYDRVEWVFLDEVMKRMGFSSMWRNRVMNCITTVAHSFLINGKASGLVRPSRGLRQGDPISPYLFLLCADAFSHMLNEAVRRGSLHGARVCRGAPRVSHLFFADDSILFARANLRECSKIAEIISKYERASGQKINYSKSEVVFSKKVLPAMRTSLCEALGVREVDRHEKYLGLPTIIGRSKKSIFACLKERVWKKMQGWKEKMLSKPGKEILIKAVAQAIPTYMMSMFAIPEGLIEELHMTMARFWWGSTESQRKIHWWRWEKLCKPKAMGGMGFRDLRVFNQALLAKQIWRLLTNPGSLVGRVLKARYFKNDSVIDARRGHDPSFAWRSLWGAKSLLMEGLMWRIGDGKSVRVWEDPWLPGERGERVPLPNIEADPSLCVAAFIDRDTGSWREDALHALLSEAEVRRVQTIPLSRDMPADSAYWWPSRSGDYTVKTGYWLGMEPMRASYQAVEEGGGLWKVLWGLQVPPKLIHFLWRGCVGMLAVKANLFRRHCCPSELCALCEEGVETDIHAVFLCSWTRVFWAASGFDEIMSEAPQSSFREWLIWALQHINGDARGRFLALVWAMWTIRNSRTFEEEPCKPEVVIMGFERMVADYQGLASMTKEHMGTVEGVGRDRWEPPSEGALKINTDAAIMEDSTVGLGVVGRDCAGTVKVVTCRRVRARWTAEMAEAKALLFGIEVVQRMGLGNVSLETDALNVVRAVRKEVVLRSPFGLCVREVGNLAKSIGCRSFSHVKRGGNTVAHWCARLCSSAGEEQILVNDFPLSVIRLADLDLIE, from the coding sequence ATGGAGACAATGGTGAGTGCGAGAGAGTTGGAAAAGATACGTAATAGTTGTGGTTTTTCGTCGGGTATTTGTGTAAGTAGTAGGGGGAGAGCGGGTGGTTTAGGGTTGTGGTGGAGAGATATTAATGTACAGTTGATTTCTTATAATAATAATCACATTTTGGTGGAGATCCTTGATGCACACAATGCACCGGTGTGGAGGGCAGGAGGGATTTACGGATGGCCGGAGACAAGCAATAAGTTTAGAACGTGGGATTTGATGCGGAGTCTTTGCGGTGGGAGCCGTGTACCTATTGTTTtatttggtgattttaatgagatCCTAAGTGGCAATGAAAAGGAGGGTGGTGCGGTTCGGAGGGAGAGTCAAATGGATGCgtttagaggagcaattgatgacTGTGCGCTTCATGATTTGGGATATAGAGGGAACGTTTTCACTTGGCAGAGAGGACTTACTTTTGAGACGATGATTCGAGAACGACTTGATAGAGCTATCGCTACGACGGAATGGAGCTACCTGTTCCCTAGGGCTTTTGTCCAACATTTCCCGATTTATTCTTCTGATCACTCGGCCATTATTATTAAGGAAGAGGAGGGGCAGTTCCGTGGTGGGGGGAGAAGGGGGTTCAAATTTGAACCCTTTTGGGCGGCTGACGAGCAGTGTAGAGGGGTGGTGAAGGAGGCTTGGGAAGGGGAGATTGGTGAGGACGTTCCGGGGAAAGTAAAAGCGTGCTCGGTAAAGCTGGCAGAATGGGCACGACAACGCTTTGGTGATGTGAAGAGAAAGCTACGAGAGAGAGAAGCTGATTTAACCTTTTGGCAACGACAACCCCCTTCTGCAGACATGTTGTCCAAGTGTCGGGAGATAGTGAATGAGCTCGATGTTTTAAGGAGGCAGGTTGAGACTTACTGGTACACAAGGGCACGAAAATGCGAGTTGCGTGACGGGGATAAGAACACTAGCTACTTTCATCACAAGGCGAAGCAAAGAAAGAGACGTAATGCTATTAAGGGGATCGAGGATAATGGAGGGCAATGGCGTACGGATGAAGGGGAAATTACAAATGTCATTGAGGAATATTTTAACCAACTTTTCTGCTCCAGTAACCCGTCGGGGTTAGAGGATGTGTTACGTTGCATACCTGAGGTGATATCTCCCGAGATGAATGCGGTTTTGGACCGCCCACTGTGTGATGATGAGGTAAAGTCGGCTCTGTTTAGTATGCACCCAAACAAAGCTCCCGGCCCGGACGGAATGCATGCTTTATTTTATCAACGATACTGGGAGATAATTGGTCCGGACTTATGCACTTTTACCCGGCAGTGGTGGGAAGGAAGAGGGGATATTGACCGAGTAAATATGACTAATGTTGTCCTCATCCCGAAATGCGATTCGCCAAAGAAGATTACGGAGTACCGCCCCATTAGCCTATGTAATGTAAATTATAAGGTTATATCAAAGACTCTGGCGAACAGGTTGAAGGGTTTCTTGAATGATTTTATTACGGAGAATCAAAGTGCCTTCACTCCGGGACGGAGAATCAAGCGTGGTGGTGAAGGAAGGCATGGGACAGTAGCATTGAAACTCGATATGAGTAAAGCATATGATAGAGTGGAATGGGTGTTTCTTGATGAGGTCATGAAACGGATGGGATTCTCGTCGATGTGGAGGAATAGGGTGATGAACTGTATCACCACGGTCGCTCATTCCTTTCTTATTAACGGGAAGGCTTCGGGGTTGGTTAGGCCGAGTAGGGGTCTGCGCCAGGGAGACCCAATTTCGCCCTATCTTTTTCTCCTTTGCGCGGACGCCTTCTCTCATATGCTCAATGAGGCCGTGAGGAGGGGTAGTTTACATGGGGCAAGAGTGTGTCGAGGTGCGCCGAGGGTTTCACATCTCTTTTTCGCAGACGATAGTATTCTTTTTGCAAGGGCAAACTTGAGAGAATGCTCGAAAATCGCTGAAATTATCAGCAAATATGAACGAGCATCCGGGCAGAAAATTAATTATTCAAAGTCGGAAGTTGTCTTTAGCAAGAAAGTCCTACCTGCTATGCGAACAAGTTTATGCGAGGCTCTAGGTGTCCGGGAGGTGGATAGACATGAGAAATATTTGGGACTTCCTACGATTATTGGGAGGTCGAAAAAATCCATTTTTGCGTGCCTCAAGGAGAGAGTGTGGAAAAAAATGCAGGGGTGGAAGGAGAAGATGTTGTCGAAACCAGGCAAAGAAATTCTTATCAAAGCCGTAGCTCAAGCTATCCCGACATATATGATGAGTATGTTTGCGATACCGGAGGGGCTCATAGAGGAACTTCATATGACGATGGCGAGGTTTTGGTGGGGTTCTACGGAGAGTCAACGGAAAATACATTGGTGGAGGTGGGAAAAGTTGTGCAAACCAAAGGCGATGGGAGGAATGGGTTTTAGGGATTTGCGCGTATTTAATCAAGCATTACTCGCAAAACAGATATGGCGCTTATTGACGAATCCGGGGTCTCTGGTAGGGAGAGTTTTGAAGGCTCGGTATTTTAAGAATGACTCGGTTATTGATGCAAGAAGGGGACATGATCCGAGCTTTGCTTGGAGGAGCTTATGGGGGGCGAAATCTCTGTTGATGGAGGGTCTAATGTGGCGGATTGGGGATGGGAAATCAGTAAGGGTGTGGGAGGACCCGTGGCTTCCAGGGGAGCGGGGTGAAAGGGTCCCATTACCAAATATCGAAGCTGATCCATCCTTGTGCGTGGCTGCCTTTATTGATAGGGATACGGGTTCTTGGAGGGAAGATGCTCTACATGCTCTACTCTCGGAGGCTGAGGTTAGAAGGGTCCAAACAATTCCGTTAAGCAGAGATATGCCGGCTGATTCTGCTTATTGGTGGCCGAGTCGTAGTGGGGATTATACGGTCAAGACGGGTTATTGGCTGGGAATGGAGCCAATGAGAGCTTCGTATCAGGCTGTGGAGGAGGGGGGTGGGTTGTGGAAAGTGCTATGGGGTTTGCAGGTACCACCAAAACTTATACATTTCCTCTGGAGGGGGTGTGTGGGTATGCTTGCGGTCAAGGCAAATTTATTCCGTCGTCATTGTTGCCCAAGTGAGCTGTGCGCGTTATGTGAGGAAGGGGTGGAAACGGACATCCATGCGGTGTTCTTGTGTAGTTGGACACGAGTCTTCTGGGCTGCGAGTGGCTTTGATGAGATAATGAGTGAGGCACCTCAATCTTCGTTCCGAGAATGGTTAATATGGGCGCTGCAGCATATTAATGGGGATGCAAGGGGGAGGTTCCTGGCACTTGTTTGGGCAATGTGGACGATACGGAATTCTCGTACTTTCGAGGAGGAACCGTGCAAACCAGAAGTGGTGATCATGGGTTTTGAGCGTATGGTGGCGGATTACCAGGGCCTTGCTAGTATGACGAAGGAGCATATGGGGACCGTGGAAGGGGTGGGCAGAGACAGGTGGGAACCACCGAGTGAGGGAGCTCTTAAAATTAACACGGATGCGGCAATCATGGAGGACTCAACTGTGGGCTTGGGGGTGGTGGGCAGAGATTGTGCAGGGACGGTGAAGGTGGTGACCTGCCGGAGGGTGAGGGCAAGGTGGACTGCGGAGATGGCGGAGGCAAAAGCCTTGCTCTTTGGCATTGAGGTGGTGCAGCGGATGGGATTGGGCAATGTTAGCTTGGAGACCGATGCTCTGAATGTGGTACGAGCTGTTCGTAAAGAAGTCGTTTTGCGTAGTCCGTTTGGGTTATGTGTTCGGGAAGTGGGTAACCTCGCAAAGTCGATAGGCTGTAGAAGCTTTTCTCATGTTAAGAGGGGGGGTAATACGGTGGCTCATTGGTGTGCTAGACTCTGTTCGAGTGCTGGTGAGGAACAAATCCTTGTAAATGATTTCCCGCTTTCCGTCATTCGTTTGGCGGACCTTGATTTAATTGAATAA
- the LOC141652685 gene encoding pentatricopeptide repeat-containing protein At3g20730: MGSLSRALQFVFRNPVPSDPSFYMNLIQMCIDAKASIEGRLIHKYLFFNGLDSNTTLNTKMIIFYGKIGDMGSARKVFDKMPERNIVSWTALLSGYSQNGFFKDSLMVFSELRCAGVKGNQFTYGSALRACTKLMCLRSGMQIQGCLQKSRFVGNVFVQSALVDMHSKCGDIEDASCVFQSMTERDLVCWNTMIGGYSAQGFVNDSFCMFQSMLSEGMTPDCFTFGSLLTACAQRIHLPRVSQLHCLILQHGYESNQLLSRLLIDAYTKCGSIKCAYNVFNCVTVKDVMLYTALIAGFAREGDHYIDAFHLFLQLYRSGRALDDYIFCTVLSTCANSSSLMLGRQVHGLAYKCVAMYDVAMGNVLIDMYAKCGEIEEANRAFDQMIEKNVISWSSIIDGYAKHGNGHKAMTLYNKMENEGLKPNDVTFLSLLFACSHAGLTQEGLKAFTIMIEKHNISPSEKHYSCMVDILARGGQLEEALSLMQKMKIQPSPSLLGAIAGASNLYGDISSAKIAAKKLSDLDAEDPANYVALASLYATSGSWDDSNSMHKLIGDKNLRKTPGYSLVPFHGKHTRLLQN, translated from the exons ATGGGTAGTTTATCTAGAGCTCTTCAATTCGTTTTCAGGAACCCAGTTCCTTCAGACCCATCATTTTACATGAACTTAATTCAAATGTGTATCGATGCAAAAGCTAGTATAGAAGGTCGTTTGATTCACAAATATCTCTTCTTTAATGGGTTGGATTCAAACACGACTTTAAATACCAAAATGATCATATTTTATGGTAAAATCGGCGACATGGGTAGTGCACGCAAAGTGTTTGATAAAATGCCTGAACGAAATATTGTATCTTGGACTGCTTTGTTATCTGGGTACTCCCAAAATGGGTTTTTTAAGGATTCCCTGATGGTTTTTTCGGAGCTGCGTTGCGCGGGAGTGAAGGGTAATCAGTTTACTTATGGTAGTGCATTGAGGGCTTGTACCAAGTTAATGTGTTTAAGGAGTGGGATGCAAATCCAGGGGTGTTTGCAAAAGAGTAGGTTTGTTGGGAATGTGTTTGTGCAGAGTGCATTGGTGGATATGCATTCGAAATGTGGGGATATTGAGGATGCGAGTTGTGTGTTTCAGTCGATGACTGAGAGGGATTTGGTCTGTTGGAATACTATGATTGGCGGATATTCAGCTCAGGGCTTTGTGAATGATTCATTTTGTATGTTTCAGTCAATGCTGAGTGAAG GTATGACACCAGATTGCTTTACTTTCGGAAGTTTATTGACTGCTTGTGCTCAACGAATCCATCTTCCTAGGGTCAGTCAACTACATTGCTTAATCTTGCAACATGGTTATGAATCAAATCAACTGTTAAGCAGACTATTAATTGATGCATACACAAAATGTGGCAGCATCAAGTGTGCTTACAATGTATTTAACTGCGTGACGGTGAAAGATGTAATGCTGTACACAGCTTTGATTGCTGGATTTGCACGTGAAGGTGACCATTATATAGATGCTTTTCATCTCTTTCTTCAATTATATCGAAGTGGCAGGGCACTGGATGATTATATATTTTGCACTGTGCTCAGTACTTGTGCCAATTCATCCTCTTTGATGTTGGGAAGGCAAGTTCATGGTCTTGCCTATAAGTGTGTGGCGATGTATGATGTTGCTATGGGCAATGTTCTCATTGATATGTACGCCAAATGTGGAGAGATTGAAGAAGCTAACCGTGCTTTTGACCAAATGATAGAGAAGAATGTAATTTCGTGGTCATCTATAATTGATGGATATGCCAAACACGGCAACGGACACAAGGCAATGACATTGTACAATAAGATGGAAAACGAAGGCCTCAAGCCAAATGATGTTACGTTCTTGTCTCTTCTGTTTGCTTGTAGCCATGCGGGATTGACTCAGGAAGGGTTGAAAGCCTTCACTATTATGATTGAAAAGCACAACATCTCCCCATCCGAAAAGCACTATTCATGCATGGTAGATATTCTTGCACGAGGAGGTCAATTAGAGGAAGCTTTAAGTTTAATGCAGAAGATGAAAATTCAGCCAAGTCCCTCTCTTTTGGGTGCAATTGCTGGTGCCTCCAATCTCTATGGAGATATATCCTCTGCGAAAATAGCAGCTAAGAAACTCTCTGACCTTGATGCTGAAGATCCTGCTAATTATGTTGCTCTGGCCAGTTTATATGCTACTTCCGGTTCGTGGGATGACTCTAATAGTATGCATAAACTAATCGGGGATAAAAACTTAAGGAAGACTCCTGGCTACAGCCTTGTACCATTCCATGGGAAGCATACAAGACTTCTGCAGAATTGA